Proteins encoded in a region of the Carassius auratus strain Wakin chromosome 21, ASM336829v1, whole genome shotgun sequence genome:
- the LOC113039031 gene encoding collagen alpha-1(V) chain-like, translating into MARWPKDSPGTWYSRYKRGSMLSYADAEGNPIGVVQMTFLRLLSATARQNLTYNCYQSVAWHDQEQDSYDKAIRFLGSNDEEMSYDNNPYIRAAVDGCALKKGYEKTILEINTPKVEQVPFVDVMFNDFGGTTQKFGFEVGPACFIG; encoded by the exons ATGGCTCGCTGGCCCAAAGACAGTCCAGGCACATGGTATAGTCGCTACAAGAGAGGGTCCATG CTCTCATACGCGGATGCGGAGGGCAATCCGATCGGAGTGGTCCAGATGACGTTCCTCCGTTTACTCAGTGCCACGGCTCGGCAGAACCTGACATACAACTGTTACCAGTCGGTGGCTTGGCACGACCAGGAACAGGACTCTTACGATAAAGCCATCCGCTTCCTGGGTTCCAACGATGAGGAGATGTCTTACGATAACAACCCGTACATCAGAGCCGCCGTCGACGGATGCGCG TTGAAAAAGGGTTACGAAAAGACTATTCTTGAGATCAACACACCGAAAGTGGAGCAGGTGCCATTTGTTGACGTCATGTTCAACGATTTCGGCGGAACGACGCAGAAGTTCGGCTTTGAGGTCGGACCGGCCTGCTTCATCGGCTAA
- the LOC113039032 gene encoding mitoguardin 2-like: MSIRSTEGMSIMQALAMTVAEIPVFLYSTFGQSIFSQLKLSPSLKKVLFATALGSVALALTAHQLKRRGRKRKQTVSKEAQKPVGIPEQLLRTSRPASLKRGPLPGRQMMSPSTRSNDTLSGVSSLAQSKHSSSSHSIASMRVPSSPNQSVNTGMPWEAEPVAEEPGVGEDANAENLYLMGMELFEEALRKWELALNIRHGAHSRASGSNSLAPEGSELVEHHLPELRNHQFAEKLESLLHRAYHLQEDFGSTIPPDSLLADLESEATLILPTLGSSHPIRDDDATTVTSDDSFVSAAELFEAFSLEDTYHPLKPAALYEEALSLVKDGGVACRSLRTELLECYSDQDFLAKLHCIRQAFQVLLLDETHRMFFMDTGKQMILGLLAKANKSPKAFLESYEDMLQYTQREETWPVTKMELEGRGV; the protein is encoded by the exons tctATATTCTCTCAGCTGAAGTTGAGCCCGAGTCTGAAGAAGGTGCTGTTCGCCACGGCTCTGGGCAGCGTGGCTCTGGCTCTGACCGCACATCAGTTAAAGAGACGGGGCAGGAAGAGGAAGCAGACCGTCAGTAAAGAAGCGCAGAAGCCTGTGGGCATCCCAGAACAGCTGCTCCGCACCAGCCGGCCGGCCTCGCTCAAGAGAG GTCCGCTTCCAGGGCGTCAGATGATGAGTCCCAGCACCCGCAGTAATGACACGCTCAGCGGCGTCTCGTCTCTCGCACAGAGCAAACACTCCAGCTCTTCACACAGCATCGCCTCT ATGCGAGTTCCCTCCTCTCCCAACCAATCAGTGAACACCGGGATGCCGTGGGAGGCGGAGCCAGTGGCAGAGGAGCCAGGAGTCGGAGAGGATGCCAATGCTGAGAACCTCTAtctcatgg GGATGGAGCTGTTTGAGGAAGCTCTGCGCAAGTGGGAACTGGCTTTAAACATCAGACACGGAGCTCATTCACGCGCATCTGGGTCAAACAGTCTCGCCCCGGAAGGGTCAGAACTCGTGGAGCACCATTTG CCTGAGCTTCGCAATCATCAGTTTGCGGAGAAGCTCGAGTCTCTGCTGCACCGAGCCTATCACCTACAGGAAGACTTCGGCAGCACCATACCCCCCGACAGCCTCCTCGCTGACctgg AGAGTGAAGCAACCCTGATCCTGCCCACACTTGGGAGTTCCCATCCCATCCGAGACGACGATGCCACAACAGTCACTTCAGACGACTCGTTTGTCTCTGCTGCTGag TTGTTTGAGGCGTTCTCTCTAGAGGACACGTATCACCCGCTGAAGCCGGCAGCTCTGTATGAAGAAGCCCTGAGTTTGGTGAAGGATGGAGGCGTGGCCTGCAGATCACTGAG AACCGAACTTCTGGAGTGCTACAGCGATCAGGACTTCCTCGCCAAACTGCACTGCATTCGCCAGGCCTTCcag GTGCTGCTGCTGGATGAAACGCACAGGATGTTCTTCATGGATACAGGGAAGCAGATGATACTGGGACTCCTGGCCAAAGCCAACAAG AGTCCGAAGGCGTTTCTGGAGAGTTATGAAGACATGCTGCAGTACACACAGAGAGAAGAGACGTGGCCCGTCACCAAGATGGAGCTGGAAGGACGAGGGGTTTGA